Proteins co-encoded in one Capnocytophaga ochracea DSM 7271 genomic window:
- the kdsB gene encoding 3-deoxy-manno-octulosonate cytidylyltransferase, translating into MKLIAMIPARYGATRFPAKLMQDLCGKPVIVHTYERVADTRLFDEVYVVTDDDRIEKVIREVGGKVIRSKKEHNSGSDRLAEASRDLDVDIIVNVQGDEPFTDKENLQKVIDIFAKDLTKSIAVASLMERIIDPDDIANPNNVKVVVNKFGEALYFSRNIIPFPRDPNTKVSYYKHIGIYAYRKEALQQFTELPPSLLEETEKLEQLRYLENGFKIRLALTDIPTIGIDTPEDLERARKRLITQK; encoded by the coding sequence ATGAAACTGATAGCAATGATACCTGCCCGCTACGGAGCGACCCGCTTTCCTGCAAAGCTGATGCAAGACCTTTGTGGCAAGCCTGTAATTGTACATACTTATGAACGTGTAGCTGATACCCGCTTGTTTGACGAAGTGTATGTGGTAACTGATGATGACCGTATAGAAAAAGTGATACGGGAGGTAGGAGGCAAAGTAATTCGCAGTAAAAAAGAACACAATAGTGGCAGTGACCGTTTGGCAGAAGCTTCAAGAGATTTAGACGTAGATATTATTGTGAATGTACAAGGAGATGAGCCTTTTACAGATAAAGAGAACTTACAAAAAGTAATTGATATTTTTGCTAAAGACCTTACTAAAAGCATAGCGGTAGCAAGCCTAATGGAGCGTATTATCGACCCAGATGATATTGCAAACCCAAACAATGTGAAGGTAGTAGTGAACAAATTTGGAGAGGCACTCTATTTTTCGAGGAATATCATTCCCTTTCCTCGCGACCCTAACACCAAGGTGTCTTATTACAAGCACATAGGTATTTACGCCTATCGCAAAGAAGCATTACAACAGTTCACCGAGTTACCTCCTTCCTTATTAGAAGAAACGGAAAAATTAGAACAGCTTCGTTACTTAGAAAATGGGTTTAAAATACGTTTAGCGCTAACCGATATTCCTACTATAGGGATTGATACCCCCGAAGATTTGGAGAGGGCACGTAAGCGATTGATTACACAAAAGTGA
- a CDS encoding DUF6790 family protein — MIYLVVYFICWLLAVVLYTFSFDESFVYTALYTHLVYGVGFFGLFNFVGHSVLSEKVAKTIGWVSNGFQKELGFVSLGIGICGILCHWFRDGFWLATAIPFSVFLIGAALLHIAEMKRKHNFNKGNVWIILPDLLMPLTLLILFILN, encoded by the coding sequence ATGATATATCTTGTTGTATATTTTATTTGTTGGTTGCTGGCTGTTGTACTGTATACTTTTTCATTCGATGAAAGCTTTGTATATACCGCATTATACACTCATTTGGTTTATGGAGTAGGCTTTTTTGGCTTGTTTAACTTTGTAGGGCACTCGGTACTCAGTGAGAAAGTAGCTAAAACCATAGGATGGGTATCTAATGGTTTTCAAAAAGAATTGGGGTTTGTGTCGTTGGGGATAGGCATTTGTGGTATATTGTGCCATTGGTTTCGCGACGGATTCTGGTTGGCAACGGCTATTCCGTTTAGTGTATTCTTGATAGGAGCAGCCTTGTTGCACATCGCTGAGATGAAGCGAAAACACAATTTCAACAAAGGGAACGTATGGATTATACTTCCTGATTTGCTAATGCCCCTAACGTTATTAATATTGTTTATACTGAATTAG
- the accC gene encoding acetyl-CoA carboxylase biotin carboxylase subunit: MFKKILIANRGEIALRVIRTCREMGIKSVAVYSTADADSLHVRFADEAVCIGPPPSKDSYLKIPNIIAAAEITNADAIHPGYGFLSENAKFSKICAEHGIKFIGASPEMIEKMGDKASAKATMKAAGVPTVPGSDGLVESLEHAKKIAAEIGYPVMLKATAGGGGRGMRDVWKEEDLEKALNSAMQEAGAAFGNDAMYMEKLIVDPRHIEIQIVGDQYGKACHLSERDCSIQRRHQKLTEETPSPFMTDDLRKRMGEAAVKAAEYIKYEGAGTVEFLVDKDRNFYFMEMNTRIQVEHPITEQVIDYDLIREQILVAAGVPISGKNYTPKLHAIECRINAEDPYNDFRPSPGKITTLHAPGGHGVRLDTHVYSGYVIPPNYDSMIAKLITTAQTREEAIAKMKRALDEFVVEGVKTTIPFHLQLMDDPDYLAGNYTTKFMEDFQMKPQVAE; encoded by the coding sequence ATGTTTAAAAAAATATTGATAGCCAACCGTGGAGAAATTGCCTTACGCGTGATACGTACGTGTCGCGAAATGGGTATCAAATCGGTAGCCGTATACTCTACTGCCGATGCTGACAGCTTGCACGTGCGTTTTGCGGATGAAGCTGTGTGTATAGGTCCTCCACCCAGCAAAGATTCATACTTAAAAATACCTAATATTATAGCCGCTGCCGAAATTACCAATGCCGATGCCATACACCCAGGCTACGGATTTCTTTCGGAAAATGCGAAATTCTCGAAGATTTGTGCAGAACACGGCATTAAGTTTATAGGCGCATCGCCTGAAATGATTGAAAAAATGGGTGATAAGGCATCAGCTAAAGCGACTATGAAAGCCGCAGGAGTGCCTACCGTACCAGGTTCTGACGGGCTCGTAGAATCGTTGGAGCACGCTAAAAAGATAGCTGCTGAAATAGGCTACCCTGTGATGCTGAAAGCTACTGCCGGTGGGGGAGGTCGCGGTATGCGCGATGTATGGAAAGAGGAAGACCTCGAGAAAGCCCTCAACAGTGCGATGCAGGAAGCAGGAGCTGCCTTTGGTAACGATGCGATGTATATGGAAAAGCTGATTGTAGACCCTCGTCACATTGAGATACAAATCGTAGGCGACCAATACGGCAAGGCTTGTCACCTTTCAGAACGCGATTGCTCGATACAGCGTCGCCACCAGAAACTTACCGAAGAAACGCCGTCGCCTTTTATGACGGACGACCTTCGCAAGCGTATGGGAGAAGCTGCAGTGAAAGCTGCTGAGTATATCAAATATGAAGGGGCAGGAACGGTAGAGTTCTTGGTAGACAAAGATCGCAATTTCTACTTTATGGAGATGAATACTCGTATACAAGTAGAGCACCCTATCACTGAACAGGTGATAGACTACGACCTTATTCGCGAGCAGATATTGGTAGCTGCCGGAGTGCCTATCTCAGGTAAGAACTACACGCCTAAACTGCACGCCATAGAGTGTCGTATCAATGCGGAAGACCCTTATAACGACTTCCGTCCGTCGCCAGGTAAGATTACCACCTTGCACGCCCCAGGAGGTCACGGAGTACGCCTCGATACTCACGTGTACAGTGGTTATGTAATTCCGCCTAACTACGACTCGATGATTGCAAAACTCATCACTACAGCGCAAACCCGTGAGGAAGCAATTGCCAAGATGAAACGCGCCTTAGACGAGTTTGTAGTAGAAGGAGTGAAAACTACGATTCCGTTCCACTTGCAACTAATGGACGACCCCGATTACTTAGCAGGCAATTACACTACTAAGTTTATGGAGGATTTCCAGATGAAACCCCAAGTGGCAGAATAA
- the accB gene encoding acetyl-CoA carboxylase biotin carboxyl carrier protein, whose amino-acid sequence MDLRDIQNLIKFVAKSGASEVKLEMEDVKITIKTNPDESGKEQVFVQQLPVAQQLPQLPLQQQVPVQQLPTAEPADSKPATPADDDSKYITIKSPMIGTFYRRPGPDKPLFVEVGSTIAKGSVICIIEAMKLFNEIESEVSGKIVKILVDDSSPVEFDQPLYLVDPS is encoded by the coding sequence ATGGATTTAAGAGACATTCAAAATTTAATTAAGTTTGTTGCCAAGTCGGGGGCAAGCGAAGTGAAATTGGAAATGGAAGATGTAAAAATCACCATTAAAACGAACCCTGATGAAAGTGGCAAAGAGCAAGTGTTTGTACAACAATTGCCCGTAGCACAACAGCTACCGCAATTGCCTTTGCAACAGCAAGTGCCTGTACAACAACTTCCTACAGCTGAACCTGCTGACAGCAAACCAGCAACACCTGCCGATGACGATAGCAAATACATTACTATCAAATCGCCGATGATTGGTACTTTTTATCGTCGTCCTGGTCCAGACAAACCGCTATTTGTGGAAGTAGGTTCTACCATAGCCAAAGGTAGTGTGATTTGCATTATTGAGGCGATGAAACTCTTCAACGAAATAGAATCAGAAGTTTCTGGTAAGATAGTTAAAATATTGGTTGATGATTCTTCACCTGTAGAATTTGACCAGCCATTGTATTTAGTGGATCCTTCATAA
- a CDS encoding beta-ketoacyl-ACP synthase III produces the protein MEKITAAITAIGGYVPEDVLTNEMLEKMVDTNDEWIYTRTGIKERRILKDPNKGSSFLGIEAAKDLIRKTGLDPKEIDLVILATATPDMPVALTGPYVASQIGAVNAFSFDLQAACSSFLFGVSVAAKYIESGRYKKVLLVGADKMSSIIDYTDRATCIIFGDGGGAALFEPNYEGLGVQDELLRSDGIGRNYLYIKAGGSLCPTTAETVANKDHFVFQDGKTVFKYAVTGMADIAEELIKRNGLTSNEVQWLTPHQANKRIIDATAERMGLPAEKVMLNIHKYGNTTSATIILALNDYENQLKKGDNIVLVAFGGGFTWGAIYLKWAYDGALYHK, from the coding sequence ATGGAGAAAATAACCGCTGCCATTACGGCTATCGGAGGCTATGTACCTGAAGATGTTCTAACCAATGAAATGTTAGAAAAAATGGTAGATACTAACGATGAGTGGATTTACACCCGTACAGGTATCAAAGAAAGACGCATACTTAAAGACCCTAATAAAGGTTCATCATTTTTAGGAATTGAAGCCGCTAAAGACCTTATTCGCAAAACAGGTCTTGACCCCAAAGAAATAGACTTAGTTATTTTGGCTACGGCTACCCCTGATATGCCTGTAGCCCTTACAGGTCCTTATGTGGCGTCGCAAATAGGTGCTGTGAATGCTTTTTCATTCGATTTGCAAGCTGCGTGTTCGAGCTTCCTATTTGGGGTTTCGGTAGCTGCTAAATACATAGAATCAGGGCGTTATAAAAAAGTGCTCTTGGTGGGGGCAGACAAAATGTCGTCTATCATAGACTATACCGATAGAGCTACTTGCATTATCTTCGGCGATGGGGGAGGGGCTGCACTCTTTGAACCCAACTATGAAGGTTTAGGTGTGCAGGACGAACTCTTAAGAAGTGATGGAATAGGACGTAACTATTTGTACATCAAAGCAGGAGGTTCTCTCTGTCCGACTACGGCTGAAACAGTGGCTAACAAAGACCATTTTGTATTCCAAGACGGTAAAACGGTGTTTAAATACGCGGTTACAGGAATGGCTGACATAGCAGAGGAGCTTATCAAACGCAACGGTTTGACCTCAAACGAAGTGCAATGGCTTACGCCTCACCAAGCTAATAAACGCATTATTGATGCTACTGCCGAGCGTATGGGATTACCTGCTGAAAAAGTGATGCTCAACATTCACAAGTACGGCAATACAACTTCGGCAACCATCATCTTAGCTCTTAACGACTACGAAAACCAACTCAAAAAAGGAGACAATATAGTATTGGTAGCCTTTGGGGGAGGTTTCACTTGGGGAGCTATTTACTTAAAATGGGCATACGACGGAGCCCTTTATCACAAATAA